Proteins co-encoded in one Spirosoma endbachense genomic window:
- a CDS encoding VOC family protein, producing the protein MDNVGIVVESLDETILFFAELGLKLEGRTRVEGEWAGRVTGLGTQSVEIAMMVTPDGHSRLEISQFLTPPVVSDHRNAPVNALGYLRVMFTVEDIDELLDRLRKIGAELVGEVVQYESSYRLCYIRGPEGLLIGLAEQLGTK; encoded by the coding sequence ATGGACAATGTCGGCATCGTGGTAGAATCCCTCGATGAGACCATCCTTTTTTTCGCCGAGCTTGGCCTGAAACTCGAAGGGCGTACCAGGGTCGAAGGAGAATGGGCCGGGCGCGTCACGGGACTAGGTACTCAAAGCGTCGAGATCGCGATGATGGTCACTCCCGATGGCCACAGCCGACTCGAGATTTCGCAATTTCTCACTCCGCCTGTTGTCTCAGATCACCGGAACGCCCCTGTGAATGCGCTCGGCTACCTACGCGTCATGTTCACCGTGGAGGACATTGACGAGTTGCTCGACAGGCTCCGCAAGATCGGCGCCGAGCTCGTCGGCGAAGTGGTTCAGTACGAGTCCTCGTACCGGTTATGCTATATCCGCGGCCCCGAAGGACTTCTCATCGGGCTGGCCGAACAACTGGGTACTAAATGA